The following proteins are co-located in the Apium graveolens cultivar Ventura chromosome 5, ASM990537v1, whole genome shotgun sequence genome:
- the LOC141660666 gene encoding uncharacterized protein LOC141660666 has translation MDVYQVPNLARCHLLATTFREGAQQWFPKLGPRIITSWEQMKTLFLTQFQASLKYTPPITTLAIWSARGNRFLKKHLQGKDHVSLADVLAQAESFKSIDKKKYCEYHESTGHDTHEFHHLKDEIEELINDGYLGEWIDKVKRRRGDDDKGKDERHPPQADVDEKPANIKFQRAGSIRAIFGGHPFIGDSNRALERKAREARHQPLTNIYSLEDRPQKIFKEQSADINFRERESRWVHHPHNDVSVITMLIGTMDVHRVFLDNGSSAKFLYYSTYKKLGFPNSYINFEDAHVYGFTVEVVRIMGSIRLPVTIGESAPSVTQMIKFKVLDQESMHNVLIGRPWLQSFRMITSIHHLMINFPMPIKVGRLRGSQYESRDCYHKAVKEFHRRRYEGNDLPEEDATNIQVNLNGEVHTHYFMEDP, from the exons atggatgtatatcaagtacctAATTTGGCACGGTGTCATCTTTTGGCAACCACCTTTAGAGAAGGTGCTCAACAGTGGTTCCCGAAACTTGGTCCGAGAATTATCACGTCGTGGGAACAAATGAAAACCTTGTTTTTGACCCAATTCCAAGCTTCATTAAAGTATACTCCGCCTATTACCACACTGGCAAT CTGGTCTGCACGTGGGAACAGATTTCTGAAAAAACACTTGCAAGGAAAAGACCATGTGTCGTTAGCTGATGTACTTGCACAGGCTGAGTCGTTCAAG AGTATAGACAAAAAGAAATATTGTGAGTACCATGAGTCTACCGGGCACGATACCCATGAATTTCATCACTTAAAGGATGAAATTGAAGAGTTGATCAATGATGGGTATTTGggagaatggattgacaaggtgaaGCGACGCAGGGGGGACGACGACAAGGGAAAAGATGAAAGGCATCCCCCACAAGCAGATGTTGATGAAAAGCCAGCAAATATTAAGTTCCAAAGAGCTGGAAGTATTAGGGCAATTTTCGGGGGACACCCATTTATCGGCGATAGTAATCGAGCGTTGGAGAGGAAAGCTAGAGAGGCACGACATCAACCACTCACCAACATTTATAGCTTGGAGGATAGACCTCAAAAAATATTTAAAGAGCAGTCTGCTGATATTAATTTCAGGGAAAGAGAGTCAAGATGGGTGCATCATCCTCATAACGACGTGTCGGTGATAACTATGCTCATTGGGACGATGGACGTACACCGGGTCTTCCTGGACAACGGAAGCTCTGCGAAATTCTTGTACTATAGCACGTACAAGAAATTGGGTTTCCCAAATAGTTATATAAATTTTGAAGATGCGCATGTCTATGGTTTTACCGTGGAAGTAGTAAGGATTATGGGTTCAATTAGACTTCCTGTCACAATTGGGGAAAGTGCTCCTTCTGTTACTCAAATGATAAAGTTCAAGGTGTTGGATCAAGAATCCATGCATAATGTGTTGATAGGTAGACCTTGGTTACAATCCTTCAGAATGATAACCTCGATACACCACTTAATGATAAATTTCCCTATGCCTATCAAAGTGGGACGCCTGAGGGGATCACAATACGAATCACGTGACTGTTACCACAAGGCTGTTAAGGAATTCCACAGGAGAAGGTATGAAGGAAATGATCTTCCTGAAGAGGATGCGACAAATATCCAAGTGAATCTAAATGGAGAAGTTCACACCCATTATTTTATGGAGGATCCGTAG
- the LOC141660665 gene encoding agamous-like MADS-box protein AGL62, with amino-acid sequence MARKSLGRRKIVMRKMTNESNLLVTFSKRRTGLFKKASELCTLCGVKIAIIVFSPGQKNVFSFGHPNLELVIDKFITPHDSNPDADSGVLQFVDPELNGRLSMLQDQFESQTTRGDIFENERRQRQVVDWFEAPIEHLGFEQLQMMKYGLTELKKMVVNRRNGFSVMQEVQDLNNWRFEGGEQADDPCVALGITMTPQGYALL; translated from the coding sequence ATGGCAAGAAAAAGCTTAGGTCGCCGAAAAATTGTGATGAGAAAAATGACTAACGAGAGCAATCTTTTAGTGACCTTCTCGAAAAGGCGCACAGGGTTGTTCAAGAAGGCGAGTGAGTTGTGCACCCTTTGTGGTGTGAAGATAGCCATAATTGTTTTTTCTCCTGGCCAAAAAAATGTGTTCTCTTTTGGACACCCGAACTTGGAACTTGTCATTGACAAGTTCATTACCCCTCATGATTCCAATCCAGACGCGGATTCTGGCGTGCTTCAATTCGTGGATCCAGAGCTCAATGGACGTCTATCAATGTTGCAAGATCAATTCGAAAGCCAAACGACCCGTGGTGACATTTTTGAAAATGAGAGGAGACAACGACAAGTTGTGGATTGGTTTGAAGCTCCTATTGAACATCTAGGATTTGAGCAGCTCCAGATGATGAAATATGGATTGACGGAGCTCAAAAAAATGGTCGTAAATAGGAGAAACGGTTTTTCCGTGATGCAAGAAGTTCAGGATCTGAATAATTGGAGATTTGAAGGAGGAGAACAAGCTGATGATCCTTGTGTTGCGCTTGGGATCACTATGACACCTCAAGGTTATGCCCTGCTTTAG